CAGATATTTACCGACATTTTCGCAGGAAAACGTCTCGGGCTTCTGTGCATTCTGGTAAATCCGATAAAGGACAAAACTACACTTTTTTTCAAAACAAAAAGAATGCTCGAAAAACCTATTTTGAAAAGTTATCTGAAAAAACGGAGTGACAAAAATGGGCGCTAAATTCGGTCCCGGCGGAAATTCTGTAGAATTTGCCGCGGCAAAGCTAAAAAAATCAAGTGATATTCCAAAATGGGTTCACGATTACGGTCTTGATGCCTATGAATATGAAGCAGGCAGAGGTGTAAGCGGTTCAATGGAAAGCTTTATGCGCCTGGGCGAAGAAGCACGAAAATACGGCATTTCTCTTTCGCTGCACGCACCCTACTATATTTCACTTTCAGGTGTGGAAAAGGAAACAAGGCTTAAAAGCGTGGATTACATTGTTAAAAGTCTTGAGGCTGCATATGCCATGGGGGCTTCCATTATTGTGGTACACACGGGAAGTGCGGGAAAAATAAGCCGTGAGCAAGCTGTTGCACTGGCGTCTGACACACTGGAGCATGTGATTGACGTTGTTCAATATACACCCTTCAAGGATATTTCCATTGGTTTGGAAACAATGGGAAAGAAAAATCAGCTTGGCACTCTCAGCGAGGTCATAAGCCTTTGCAAAATAGATAAAATCTTCCGTCCCGTTGTTGATTTCGGTCACATCAACGCATTTACTCTGGGCGAAGCATTCAAAAACCGTGATGACTATAAGCGCATTTTCAGTGATATTGCAGAGGGATTGGGCGATGAATATGCCAACACACTGCACTGCCATTTTTCAAAAATACAGTATACCGATGGCGGTGAAAAAAAGCATCTTGACCTGGATGACACAGTTTACGGTCCTCCCTTTGAACCGCTGATGGAAGCAATTCACGAATTAAAACTGTCCCCTACTATAATCAGCGAATCCTGCGATTATATGGACAGGGACGCTTTGAGAATGAAGAACTATTACAACAGTTTGGGTGAAATCTGAATGAACAATATACAAAAATTTCTCTCTCAGCTGTCCTGCGCCGCGATTATACAGAATCCGAAAAACCGCCGTTATCTTACAGGTTTTTCTTCCTCCGACGGAGTTTTACTGATTTGTGAAAAACCGTATCTTCTGCTTGATTTCAGATATGCGGAGTCGGCGCGTATAAAAAAACAGCAAGGAATAATTCCCGCTGAAATCGAAATAATCTGTCCCGAAAGAAGCTTCTTCACCGAGGTTTTACAAATTATGCAAAAGTGTGACTGTAAAACGTTGGCATTTGAAGAAAACTACGTCACTTTCAAGGCGTACAAGGATATGTGCAAGGCTCTTGACGGCATACACCTCATTCCGCTTGAAAATGCCGTCGAAAAGCTTCGTCAGATAAAGAGCGAAGATGAGCTGAAAAAAATAAAAGCGGCACAGGAAATCACCGACAGTGCCTTTGAGCACATTCTTGGTTTCATTTCTCGAGACCGTACCGAAACAGAAATTGCCGCAGAAATTGACCACTATTTTCGACAAAACGGTGCTTTTACGGCGTTTGATACTATTTGTGTAAGTGGCGCGAAAAGCTCCTTGCCTCATGGTGTACCCGAAAACATTCCCATTACTCCAAACGGGTTTCTGACCATGGACTTCGGAGCATGTCTTGATGGATACTGCTCAGACATGACAAGAACCGTGGTCGTAGGCAAAGCGGACGAAAAAATGAAAAGCGTATACAGCACCGTACTTGAGGCTCAGGACGCCGCATTAAGTGTTATACATGGCGGTATTATAGGCAAAGAGGCTGATTCTGCCGCGCGTGATGTCATTTACAATGCAGGCTACAAGGGATGTTTCGGTCATTCGCTGGGGCATTCCTTGGGGCTTGATATACACGAGTCCCCCAACTTTTCACCAAAAAACGAATTTCCCGTTCCGTCGGGCTCCGTTTTAAGCGTAGAACCCGGTATTTACATCGAGGGCTTGTATGGTGTGCGTATCGAGGATATAGTATATCTCACGGACGAGGGCTGCATCAATCTTACACGAAGCACAAAAAAGCTGATAGAGCTATAAAAATCAAACGCGGCAATGCTTGTTGCATTGCCGCGTTATTTTTTTATTATTTTATAGGCAAAACGTAGAAAAGTATCATAAAGTAATGAAGAATACTTCCCGCTATAACAAACATATGCCATACCGCATGCATATATTTCACTTTCAGGCTAAAGAAAATTATACCTGCCGTATATGCAACACCGCCGCCTACAAGCATCCAAAAACCGACAGGATGCATTATTCTGAAAAGCGGAACTATTGCGATTATAGCTACCCATCCGGACGCCACATATGCTATCATGGAAAACTTTTCGTACTTTTCAAGTCCTACGGCATTAAGAGTAATTCCCAGTGCAGCCGCTCCCCATACGATACCGAACAGTACCCATCCGAGTGCTCCTCGAAGCACAACCAGTGTCATAGGAGTGTACGTTCCCGCGATGAGCAGGAAAATCGTAGAGTGATCCAGTATGCGGAACACCTTTTTAGTGGTTCGGTGGGTAAGCGCGTGATAAAGAGTAGATGTTGTATACGTTATTATAAGCGAGGCTCCGTATATAGCGGCAGAAACCACACACCATGCATCGCCGTATATAGCGGCAAAAACTATAGCTATAACACAGCCCGCAATGGAAAGTGCAGCACCAAGGCCGTGTGAAATTGAATTGCACAGCTCCTCACCCAACGTGTACGACGGAATTTTTACGGGAATTTTTTCTTTTGCCATTTTATTCTCCTTTATTATTTGAACAGAGATTCATCAACCTCTTCAAGGCAGTACTTACCCTTATCGTATGCTTCGCGCTTGATCCACTTACCATTGGTAAAGTCGGGAATAGCGACAGGGGCGCTGCCAAGTGCAATTGATTCCTCGGACAAGCAGGTAACAGCCATCCATGCAGCCATATCGTAAACGTCAATAGGCGGCTTTTTGCCGGATTTTATGCTTTCGACAAATGCCCTGAGTACCAGCCAGTCCATACCGCCGTGACCGCCTTTTACGCCGTCATTTTCAAATTCGGTCCAAAGGGGATGGCAATATTTTTCGTAAACAGTGTCAAACACTTCCCATTTATGAGCCTCGGGGCTGACACCGTCAAAATAAATACCATTGCAGTCCTCGCTCCAGATACCCTTTGTTCCCTGAAGAACGTTAGCACGTGAATAAGGTCTTGGCAGAGAGGTATCATGGGTGAGCAGAATAGTTTCACCGTTAGCACATTTAATCATGGTCTGAACGATATCGCCCTGGTTGAATACGCGATTGGTAATAACATCGTCATCAGTTCTGTTAGTTTTTGCCCATTCAACTATACCGCGACTCTTGGAAGCCATAGCTGTGAGAGAAATCATGCGATTTCCGCGGTTAATATTGAGATTTTTTGCGATAGGACCGAGCTCATGGGTAGGATAAAGTTCACCGTTACGCGCGGTATATTCGCCCTGACGGTAATGACGGTTTCTGTCACCTAAGCCGATTTCTTCTCTAAGGTCATGACGATATCCGCCTTCTGCATGGATAAGCTCTCCGAAAAGGCCTTTTTTAACCATGTTGAGCACTGCCATTTCTTTTTTGCCGTAGCAGCAATTCTCAAGAAGCATACAGGGAACTCCGGTCTTTTCATGGGTACGTACCAGCTCCCACAGCTGATTGATAGAGTAAGCGCCGCCAACCTCGGATGCAACCGCAATACCGGCATTCATGGCATCAATACAAATGTCAACATGAGCAACCCATGCGGAAGGAGTAATCACCGCATCAATTCCCTTGATTGCAAGTATATCGTGATAATCCTTAGATGCTACCGGTTCCTTGCCGTATTTATCAATGACTTTCTGCTTTGCGGATTCCATGCGGTCCTCATAAAGATCGCACACGCCGACTACTTTTACGTCCTCCATCTCAAGAAGAAGATTAAGCAAACCGCTTCCTCGTCCGCTGTGACCTATAAAACCTACGTTCAATTTTCTTTTTGCCATTACTCTTTACCATCCTAAAATATAAGATTTATCCGAGATGATTCACAGTAAACCGGTTTTGAAAACCAGTTCTTAAAGTTTCTTTAACTATGATATCATATGATTAAAGAAAATTCAAGAGATAAATTGTGAATATGCAAATTCTCCGATTGATTTTATTATAACTAATTTTATTTAAATGTCAATGGATTTATCGGACATACATGGACAAATCGAATTTCAAATCTCGTTTTTTGTCCAATTATACAAGTCACGGCATAGACATTTCGATTATATGCAATTCTTAAGATTTTCATAAGCATGTCAGAATCAAAACATAAAAAAAGCACTCCGCATGAAGTGCTTTTATGACCCGTAGGAGAATCGAACTCCTGATACCGCCGTGAAAGGGCGGTGTCTTAACCGCTTGACCAACGGGCCTTATAAATAGCGGAAGTGGGATTTGAACCTACGACCTATCGGGTATGAACCGAGTGCTCTAGCCAGCTGAGCTATTCCGCCATATTATTTACTGGGTTAGCCGAGTGACTGACAACCGCGTTCTTTTGCGAATTTATTATATCACAAAAAACTCAGTTTGTCAATACATTTTTTAAAAAAAATTGACGGGTGGATAATCGGATTCGAACCGACGGCCTCCAGGGCCACAACCTGGCGCTCTAACCAACTGAGCTATATCCACCATAAATAAACGTGCCAAGAGGGACTCGAACCCCCGACCTACTGCTTAGAAGGCAGTTGCTCTATCCAGCTGAGCTATTGGCACAAACAAAGCGGGTGATGGGAATCGAACCCACGCATTCAGCTTGGAAGGCTGACATTCTACCATTGAATAACACCCGCAAATAAGCGGTTCTCAAAAACCGCTTGAATATAATAACACATTTTTAGAAAAAAGTCAATAGTTTTCCGAAAAATTATTTATTTTTTTTGAAAATTTCCGGATTGGTCAGCTTTATAAGCAGATTGTTGTCATCCGGCACCTCAGTTTTGCCAAGCGCGGCAATATTTCTGACCATTTCACCGCATTTTTTGCATTTAAAAACAATTATAAATCCTTTTTTCGGATCCGGCAATGTCTGCACCGGCACGAGCAATCCGCCACACTCATTCAGTCGGTCTCCCGGGTTTATATCGACGTGCTTGGAGTGGAGACAGTACGGGCAGTGATTTCTGGAGGTATAACCCAAGGGCGGAACCTCCCTGCCGCAGTTTTCACATATAAATCCGTCGTCGTTCTTTGAAAAGCGTTTTGTTTGCATAACTCCCCCACAGAAAATAATATGTATATTATACTATAAATCTCAAAAAAAGTCAACCTTTTTTCTGTTTTCTATTGACAATAATCATATTTGATGTTAAAATTTAATTGTCAATTAATGTTTTATGAGGAGAACGTTATGTATTATCTTGGTATAGACGGCGGCGGCACAAAAACAGCCTTTGTTTTGTGTGACGACCGCGGAAATATTATCTCAACCCACCGTGCAGGTTCATGCTATTTTTCGGCAATAGGTGAAAAAGCTGTTTTTGATATGCTTCGTGAGGGTTTTGACACGTGCACCAAGGGAATAGCTTCCGAAAACGTGTCTGCCTACTGCGGAATGCCGCAGATCGGAGAATTGGAAAGTGTAGATATCGGTGTTGAAAATATTAAGAAGAATATCGGTTTTGAAATCAATTTCGGCAACGATGTTTTATGTGCCTCGGCCGGTTCTCTGATGTTCCGTCCCGGCATACATCTTATAGCCGGAACAGGCTCCAACGCCGTAGGTACCGACAAAAACGGAAATTCGGTACGTGCCGGCGGATGGGGCTGCGAAATACAAGGTGATGAAGCAAGTGCGTATTACATAGCAATGGAAATGTTCCACGAATTCACCAAGCAGTCAGATCACAGACATCCCAGAACCATATTGTACGAAGCAATACGCAACAAATTCAGCTTGGACAGTGACTTTGATATTTGCAGATACCTTATTGAAGACATAAAAATGGAACGCGATATCATTGCATCCTACGCTGTGATGGCAAGCGAGCTCTACAAATCGGGCGACACTGCGATAAAAAGAATTTTCGAAAATGCCGCGGATGAATTGTGTCAGATTGCCTGTGCTATAAACTCACAGCTTGATTTCGGTGCATGTGCCGAGGTGTCCTATTCCGGCGGAGTTTTCAAGTCGGGTGAGGCAATTCTGGCACCGCTCGAAAAAAAGCTCAGCGAAAACGGTATGAAGCTGTGTGCACCTTTGGCCGACCCCGTAATCGGCTCGGTACTGTTGGCAGCGCGTACAAAGGGTGAAACCAATCTCGAGGTAATGAAACAAAATCTCAAAAAATAAGGAGCACAAAATGGATTTAATCAAACAATTGAACGGAAACCTTACCGAATATCAAAGCATACCCTTCTGGAGCTGGAATGACAAACTTAAGCCGGAAGAGTTACGCCGTCAAATACGTCAGATGAAAGAAGCCGGCATAGGCGGATTTTTCATGCACGCACGCGGAGGATTGCAGACAGAGTATCTTGGCGAAGATTGGTTTGAATGCATCGGCGCATGCATAGACGAGGCAAAAAAGCAGGGAATGGATGCATGGTGTTACGATGAAAACGGCTGGCCAAGCGGTTTTGCGGGAATGAAGCTTCTCGAAAACAAGGATAACTGGGAGCATTATGTGACCTGCGATAAAAAGCCTGCATTCGACAATGAAGCAATGTATGTATACATATTGAAAGACAACAAGCTTATCCGAGTAACCGAAAACTGCGGTGCTGAGGAATACATTTGTGTTTACGACAAACTGAATTCTTCTGTTGTCGATATACTCAATCCCGAAGTTGTACAAAAGTTCATTGACGAAACACACGAAAAGTACTATGCACGTTTTAAAGAAGAATTTGGCAACGCCATGGTGGGATTCTTTACCGACGAGCCTCAGTTCTTCCGTTGGGACACAGCTTACACTCCGATGCTTATTCAGGCATTCAAGGATGAATACAACTATGATATTGCAGACGGTATGGCATATCTCTTTGTGGACTGTGACGGTGCATATGAGTTCCGTTTCCGTTACTGGAGACTGATGAACAAGCTGTTCACCAACAACTTTATAAAGCGGATTTACGACTGGTGCGAGGAGCACAACTGCAAAATAACAGGTCATGCCGTTCAAGAGACTTGCTTCCACGGTCAAATGTGGTGCTGTGCCGGTGTTATGCCATTTTACGAATACGAGCATATACCCGGTATTGACTGGTTGGGCAGAGATATAGCAGATGAAGTGTCTCCCAGACAGGTTTCCTCCGTAGCTCAGCAACTCGGAAAAAAGCATGTACTTACCGAAACCTTTGCCTGCACGGGCTGGGACGTTCTTCCAAAAGAGCTTAAGTACATTGCGGAATGGCAGTATGTAAACGGTGTAAACCAGACCTGTCAGCACCTTATGCCCTACTCCATCCGCGGTCAGCGCA
Above is a genomic segment from Oscillospiraceae bacterium containing:
- a CDS encoding hemolysin III family protein, giving the protein MAKEKIPVKIPSYTLGEELCNSISHGLGAALSIAGCVIAIVFAAIYGDAWCVVSAAIYGASLIITYTTSTLYHALTHRTTKKVFRILDHSTIFLLIAGTYTPMTLVVLRGALGWVLFGIVWGAAALGITLNAVGLEKYEKFSMIAYVASGWVAIIAIVPLFRIMHPVGFWMLVGGGVAYTAGIIFFSLKVKYMHAVWHMFVIAGSILHYFMILFYVLPIK
- a CDS encoding acyl-CoA reductase → MLKFNCQLMFYEENVMYYLGIDGGGTKTAFVLCDDRGNIISTHRAGSCYFSAIGEKAVFDMLREGFDTCTKGIASENVSAYCGMPQIGELESVDIGVENIKKNIGFEINFGNDVLCASAGSLMFRPGIHLIAGTGSNAVGTDKNGNSVRAGGWGCEIQGDEASAYYIAMEMFHEFTKQSDHRHPRTILYEAIRNKFSLDSDFDICRYLIEDIKMERDIIASYAVMASELYKSGDTAIKRIFENAADELCQIACAINSQLDFGACAEVSYSGGVFKSGEAILAPLEKKLSENGMKLCAPLADPVIGSVLLAARTKGETNLEVMKQNLKK
- a CDS encoding endonuclease IV, translated to MGAKFGPGGNSVEFAAAKLKKSSDIPKWVHDYGLDAYEYEAGRGVSGSMESFMRLGEEARKYGISLSLHAPYYISLSGVEKETRLKSVDYIVKSLEAAYAMGASIIVVHTGSAGKISREQAVALASDTLEHVIDVVQYTPFKDISIGLETMGKKNQLGTLSEVISLCKIDKIFRPVVDFGHINAFTLGEAFKNRDDYKRIFSDIAEGLGDEYANTLHCHFSKIQYTDGGEKKHLDLDDTVYGPPFEPLMEAIHELKLSPTIISESCDYMDRDALRMKNYYNSLGEI
- a CDS encoding aminopeptidase P family protein; this translates as MNNIQKFLSQLSCAAIIQNPKNRRYLTGFSSSDGVLLICEKPYLLLDFRYAESARIKKQQGIIPAEIEIICPERSFFTEVLQIMQKCDCKTLAFEENYVTFKAYKDMCKALDGIHLIPLENAVEKLRQIKSEDELKKIKAAQEITDSAFEHILGFISRDRTETEIAAEIDHYFRQNGAFTAFDTICVSGAKSSLPHGVPENIPITPNGFLTMDFGACLDGYCSDMTRTVVVGKADEKMKSVYSTVLEAQDAALSVIHGGIIGKEADSAARDVIYNAGYKGCFGHSLGHSLGLDIHESPNFSPKNEFPVPSGSVLSVEPGIYIEGLYGVRIEDIVYLTDEGCINLTRSTKKLIEL
- a CDS encoding RNHCP domain-containing protein yields the protein MQTKRFSKNDDGFICENCGREVPPLGYTSRNHCPYCLHSKHVDINPGDRLNECGGLLVPVQTLPDPKKGFIIVFKCKKCGEMVRNIAALGKTEVPDDNNLLIKLTNPEIFKKNK
- a CDS encoding Gfo/Idh/MocA family oxidoreductase; the protein is MAKRKLNVGFIGHSGRGSGLLNLLLEMEDVKVVGVCDLYEDRMESAKQKVIDKYGKEPVASKDYHDILAIKGIDAVITPSAWVAHVDICIDAMNAGIAVASEVGGAYSINQLWELVRTHEKTGVPCMLLENCCYGKKEMAVLNMVKKGLFGELIHAEGGYRHDLREEIGLGDRNRHYRQGEYTARNGELYPTHELGPIAKNLNINRGNRMISLTAMASKSRGIVEWAKTNRTDDDVITNRVFNQGDIVQTMIKCANGETILLTHDTSLPRPYSRANVLQGTKGIWSEDCNGIYFDGVSPEAHKWEVFDTVYEKYCHPLWTEFENDGVKGGHGGMDWLVLRAFVESIKSGKKPPIDVYDMAAWMAVTCLSEESIALGSAPVAIPDFTNGKWIKREAYDKGKYCLEEVDESLFK